Proteins found in one Thermaerobacter subterraneus DSM 13965 genomic segment:
- a CDS encoding molybdenum cofactor biosynthesis protein encodes MADPAASSTRAAIAVRVRLFAVVAERLGARQLELELPAGATAGSVRDALARQHPRWRPLLDLCRLAVNGRYCEPSTPIGPGDEIALIPPVSGGSMPGEPAAPAGPGGRVAAGPEGRFFLTAEPLSLDELFRHVARPSHGAVVLFVGITRRFTGDRETEHLEYEAYLPMAAEELARIGAEAEARWPGARLAIGHRTGAVPIGEASVVVAAAAPHRPAAFAAARYAIDELKVRAPIWKREHYADGQVEWVGIPAAGPDQGQPA; translated from the coding sequence ATGGCCGATCCGGCGGCCTCTTCAACCCGGGCGGCGATCGCGGTGCGGGTGCGCCTCTTCGCGGTAGTGGCCGAGCGGCTGGGCGCGCGGCAGCTGGAACTGGAGTTGCCCGCAGGCGCCACGGCCGGGTCGGTACGGGACGCACTGGCCCGGCAGCATCCCCGGTGGCGGCCGCTGCTGGACCTCTGCCGCCTGGCGGTCAACGGCCGCTACTGCGAACCGTCCACGCCCATCGGCCCGGGCGACGAGATCGCCTTGATCCCGCCGGTCAGCGGGGGCTCGATGCCGGGTGAACCGGCCGCGCCGGCCGGCCCAGGCGGCAGGGTGGCGGCCGGGCCGGAGGGCCGGTTCTTCCTGACGGCGGAGCCCCTGTCCCTGGACGAGCTGTTTCGCCACGTCGCACGGCCCAGCCACGGGGCGGTGGTCCTCTTCGTGGGCATCACCCGCCGCTTCACCGGGGACCGGGAGACCGAGCACCTGGAGTACGAGGCCTACCTGCCCATGGCCGCCGAGGAACTGGCCCGCATCGGCGCGGAGGCCGAGGCCCGCTGGCCCGGTGCGCGCCTGGCCATCGGGCACCGCACGGGCGCCGTGCCGATCGGTGAGGCCAGCGTGGTGGTGGCCGCCGCTGCGCCCCACCGCCCGGCCGCCTTTGCCGCGGCCCGCTACGCCATCGACGAGCTCAAGGTCCGGGCGCCCATCTGGAAGCGGGAACACTATGCCGACGGGCAGGTCGAGTGGGTGGGGATTCCGGCGGCCGGCCCGGACCAGGGACAGCCGGCGTGA
- a CDS encoding HD domain-containing protein produces MTPSATTATWDPAEVPELLAWDRELPPVRIPVTGNIPTTRRLRALIDSAAFQRLRRVRQTGPAFLVYPGAVHTRFEHSLGTYEMARRLVLALLARPGRQPGGAAMDGTFLTPGDVATFLVAALLHDVGHYPFSHTIEEIPGDDPFLAGRLPRHEERGAAIIRQNPEIRQILADLWGVDADRLCRIIREEPAPDDPGAQRLANLLAGPINPDRLDYLARDSEHIGVPYGRGIDYQRLLDAVCWTPDGLGVGVTPKGVSAVETLIFASYIMYRDVYWHHTGRIAAAMLRRALTEALRAGAFAIDDFVDLDDEQALGLLRAVPHPATRDLVERLTGAGRRLYKRVARLSYPRALAGEYGAEIRDLVRAGYWEREAWARDACRALARRLNRPVEDHHLLVDIVGGGKELFFEVPVVAGDRVYSTADPEVSVLAPNIARNFREQAKYVLLAAPAELVEPFRLMLGMPQGWQPS; encoded by the coding sequence TTGACCCCATCGGCAACCACCGCCACCTGGGATCCGGCGGAGGTGCCCGAGCTTCTGGCCTGGGATCGGGAGCTGCCGCCGGTGCGGATCCCGGTGACAGGCAACATCCCCACCACCCGCCGCCTGCGGGCGTTGATCGACAGCGCGGCCTTCCAGCGCCTGCGCCGGGTCCGCCAGACCGGACCGGCCTTTCTGGTCTACCCGGGTGCCGTCCACACCCGCTTCGAGCATTCCCTGGGGACCTATGAAATGGCCCGCCGGCTCGTCCTGGCCCTGTTGGCCCGGCCGGGCCGCCAGCCGGGTGGGGCGGCGATGGACGGCACGTTCCTCACGCCCGGCGACGTGGCCACCTTCCTGGTGGCGGCCCTGTTGCACGACGTGGGCCACTATCCCTTCTCCCACACGATCGAAGAGATCCCCGGCGACGACCCGTTCCTGGCAGGGCGCCTGCCGCGCCACGAAGAGCGGGGGGCCGCCATCATCCGGCAGAACCCCGAAATCCGTCAGATCCTGGCGGATCTCTGGGGCGTGGATGCGGACCGCCTTTGTCGCATCATCCGGGAAGAACCGGCACCGGACGACCCGGGGGCCCAGCGGCTGGCCAACCTGCTGGCGGGCCCCATCAACCCCGACCGGCTGGATTACCTGGCCCGGGACAGCGAGCACATCGGCGTGCCCTACGGGCGGGGCATCGACTACCAGCGGCTGCTGGACGCCGTCTGCTGGACCCCCGACGGCCTGGGCGTCGGGGTGACGCCCAAGGGCGTCTCGGCGGTGGAGACCCTGATCTTTGCCTCCTACATCATGTACCGGGACGTGTACTGGCATCACACGGGGCGGATCGCCGCCGCCATGCTCCGGCGGGCCCTGACCGAGGCCCTGCGGGCGGGAGCCTTTGCCATCGACGACTTCGTCGACCTGGACGACGAGCAGGCCCTGGGACTGTTGCGGGCCGTTCCCCATCCTGCGACCCGCGACCTGGTGGAGCGCCTGACGGGCGCCGGGCGCCGCCTGTACAAGCGGGTGGCGCGCCTCAGTTACCCGCGGGCCCTGGCAGGCGAATACGGGGCGGAGATCCGCGACCTGGTGCGGGCGGGGTACTGGGAGCGGGAAGCCTGGGCCCGGGATGCCTGCCGCGCCCTGGCGCGGCGACTGAACCGGCCGGTGGAAGACCATCACCTGCTGGTGGATATCGTCGGCGGCGGCAAGGAGCTGTTCTTCGAGGTGCCCGTGGTGGCGGGGGACCGGGTCTACTCCACCGCGGATCCGGAGGTGTCGGTCCTGGCGCCCAACATCGCCCGCAACTTCCGGGAGCAGGCCAAGTACGTGCTGCTGGCGGCGCCGGCGGAGCTGGTGGAACCGTTCCGGCTCATGCTGGGGATGCCCCAGGGGTGGCAGCCGTCGTGA
- a CDS encoding cell wall hydrolase — MAGVLLWSFSALASVHDVQARSSPPLVPRPALRAEVERQKLLEREAQEAARIEQRHKFALGRAMWQARWEERARQERLARLRQQEEARRKEEARRREEAKRREQARREAVAKAEKAGSQPASRTGARAASAGGEILLDELELLARMVEIEAGSEPYEGKVAVAAVILNRVRSPRFPDSVRAVIFQPGQFPTAAEKLPRVRPGSSERRAAREALAGQDPSKGALYFYNPARHPCEGDGARGDFFCSLKVTARIGNHVFAR; from the coding sequence ATGGCGGGCGTCCTGCTCTGGTCCTTCTCCGCACTGGCTTCCGTCCACGACGTGCAGGCCCGCTCGTCCCCGCCGCTGGTGCCCCGCCCGGCGCTCCGGGCGGAGGTGGAGCGGCAGAAGCTGCTGGAGCGCGAGGCGCAGGAGGCCGCCCGGATCGAGCAGCGACACAAGTTCGCGCTGGGCCGGGCCATGTGGCAGGCCCGGTGGGAAGAACGGGCCCGCCAGGAGCGGCTGGCCCGCCTGCGCCAGCAGGAAGAGGCGCGCCGGAAGGAAGAAGCCCGCCGCAGGGAAGAGGCCAAGCGTCGCGAGCAGGCCCGCCGGGAGGCCGTGGCCAAGGCGGAAAAGGCCGGGTCCCAGCCGGCGTCCCGGACGGGTGCCCGGGCGGCTTCGGCCGGCGGTGAGATCCTGCTGGACGAGCTGGAGCTGCTGGCCCGCATGGTGGAGATCGAGGCGGGTAGCGAGCCCTACGAGGGCAAAGTGGCGGTGGCGGCCGTCATCCTCAATCGGGTACGCAGCCCGCGGTTCCCCGACTCCGTCCGGGCCGTGATCTTCCAGCCGGGCCAGTTCCCCACGGCGGCGGAGAAGCTGCCCCGGGTGCGGCCGGGTTCGTCCGAGCGGCGGGCGGCCCGGGAAGCCCTGGCGGGTCAGGATCCTTCCAAGGGGGCCCTCTACTTCTACAACCCCGCGCGGCACCCGTGCGAGGGGGATGGGGCGCGGGGCGACTTCTTCTGCTCCCTCAAGGTGACCGCCCGGATCGGCAACCACGTCTTTGCCCGCTGA
- a CDS encoding DUF1405 domain-containing protein — translation MARTLLRRLKHWAGPLLRLPLNRKATWLLVGVNAVGSVWGFWWYHDQLAATPAWKWPVVPDSPTASTLFTVALLLQLAGRRLPALEAWAYAVMIKYGLWTVVVLGAYALRSGSLGAEAALLIASHAGMAVEAVIYQRVYPGSLRGLAAVVAWSLFNDGVDYLAGLHPTLPGPEVRTLAAASAPLLTLLAATAVYRAAAGAAAGAATGAPSPAGDRGGGNGGR, via the coding sequence ATGGCGCGAACGCTCCTTAGGCGGCTTAAGCACTGGGCCGGCCCGCTGCTCCGGCTCCCCCTCAACCGCAAGGCCACCTGGCTGCTGGTGGGGGTCAACGCGGTGGGCTCGGTGTGGGGCTTCTGGTGGTACCACGACCAGCTGGCCGCCACCCCCGCCTGGAAGTGGCCCGTGGTGCCCGACTCGCCCACGGCGTCGACCCTGTTTACCGTGGCACTGCTCCTGCAGCTCGCGGGCCGGCGGCTGCCCGCCCTGGAAGCCTGGGCGTACGCGGTGATGATCAAGTACGGGCTCTGGACGGTGGTGGTCCTGGGAGCTTACGCCCTCCGGTCCGGCTCCCTGGGGGCGGAGGCCGCCCTGCTCATCGCCTCCCACGCCGGCATGGCCGTGGAAGCCGTGATCTACCAGCGGGTGTATCCGGGCTCGCTGCGGGGGCTGGCCGCGGTGGTGGCCTGGAGCCTTTTCAACGACGGGGTGGACTATCTGGCCGGGCTCCATCCCACCCTGCCGGGACCGGAGGTGCGAACCCTGGCCGCGGCCAGCGCGCCGCTGCTCACCCTGCTGGCCGCCACTGCCGTCTACCGCGCGGCCGCTGGAGCGGCCGCCGGCGCCGCGACGGGCGCTCCCTCGCCGGCCGGGGACCGCGGCGGCGGGAACGGTGGCCGTTGA
- a CDS encoding cytochrome c-type biogenesis protein, with translation MTRPSWLWIAVLAATLVLAPLLAWQLGSADPGDREARALERALRCPVCEGQSVADSNSAVALEMRQEIRRMLAEGRTRDEILQSFADRYGAWVVYMPPRHGWYVLGWAAPFLAVAAGAGLLAWWWRQGRRGHHPGPLVAGEAVPAGEPAGDEPAPGSAGFAASGTAPPVPVQSPEGVAGPAGPAGDRSSSAGPLEEAVRRWM, from the coding sequence GTGACCCGCCCGTCCTGGCTGTGGATCGCCGTTCTGGCCGCCACCCTGGTGCTGGCCCCGCTCCTGGCCTGGCAGCTGGGCTCTGCCGATCCGGGCGACCGGGAAGCGCGGGCGCTGGAGAGGGCCCTGCGCTGTCCGGTCTGCGAGGGCCAGTCGGTGGCCGATTCCAACTCCGCCGTCGCCCTGGAGATGCGCCAGGAGATCCGCCGGATGCTGGCCGAAGGCCGCACCCGGGACGAGATCCTGCAGTCCTTTGCCGACCGGTACGGGGCCTGGGTGGTGTACATGCCGCCCCGGCACGGCTGGTATGTTCTCGGCTGGGCGGCTCCGTTCCTGGCGGTAGCCGCCGGGGCGGGCCTGCTGGCCTGGTGGTGGCGGCAGGGCCGCAGGGGGCACCACCCCGGCCCGCTGGTTGCGGGTGAGGCCGTACCCGCGGGCGAACCGGCCGGGGACGAACCGGCGCCCGGCTCCGCTGGCTTCGCCGCTTCCGGGACGGCTCCACCGGTTCCCGTGCAATCGCCGGAAGGTGTCGCCGGCCCGGCCGGCCCCGCCGGCGACCGCTCCTCCTCTGCCGGCCCCCTGGAAGAGGCGGTGCGCCGGTGGATGTGA
- a CDS encoding heme lyase CcmF/NrfE family subunit, translating to MANVGHALTILALALAVALAVWAPLEGRWRWRLRWMPPARWLAAGLFVTVSAAVFILVYALFTDDFSFRYVASQSSRYMPAPYKISALWSGQEGSLLFWLWLLSGYTAAVAFSARRAVPALLPYALATLGFVAAFFALQVAVVSGPFDVLPNPPADGRGMNPLLQNPWMVSHPLALYLGYVGMAVPFAFAMAALWTRNAGDAWIRVTRRWTLLAWLFLSVGILIGSRWAYTELGWGGVWAWDPVENAALMPWLLATAFIHSSLVQEKRGMLKRWNAGLVIFVFLLTIFGTFITRSGILSSVHAFVTSPTSPWFVGFLGLVLVVASYLFIDRAPLLADERRPESPFSKETGFLLNNLLLAGLTFAVFWGTVLPLVTPLFGAQVSVGPPFFNWVGVPLFLAMMILMGVAPVLAWRKASWPRVRRLLALPAVGAVALGVALAVLGLRELPIVLGFAIAFFVGTATVADVIAAYAARVESTGDRSLRGLWQMLNRNPRRYGGYVVHLGVVLIMIGLTGMYGYQQVEAVGLSPGESYTFGGFTITYHGLGQRVAEGVPAVYADLSVSREGREIGRLQPERRFYPGFVETLGATPEVAMLTSFSRDLYVVLGGWEGDAAGFEFYLNPLVAWIWIGGYLVVGGTLFSLWPRPALATGRARILAELAELEYDYRSGKIAAADYARLRQGLVAAAEAVLAGLSEDEARVAAEIDALAAGDGGRGDGVTGRRPGGGTPAGGPWGDGARAAAGQVGGALGGGSQVSGWPVDAAASPPSPGREGTRAPAPAP from the coding sequence ATGGCCAACGTGGGACATGCCCTGACCATCCTGGCCCTGGCGCTGGCCGTGGCGCTGGCCGTGTGGGCGCCGCTGGAAGGGCGATGGCGGTGGCGGCTGCGCTGGATGCCCCCGGCCCGCTGGCTGGCGGCGGGCCTGTTCGTCACCGTCAGCGCGGCCGTGTTCATCCTTGTCTACGCCCTGTTCACCGACGACTTCTCCTTCCGCTACGTGGCCAGCCAGTCCAGCCGCTACATGCCGGCCCCGTACAAGATCAGCGCCCTGTGGTCGGGCCAGGAGGGGTCCCTGCTCTTCTGGCTCTGGCTGCTCAGCGGGTACACGGCGGCGGTGGCCTTCAGCGCGCGCCGCGCGGTGCCGGCGCTGCTGCCCTACGCCCTGGCAACCCTGGGCTTCGTGGCCGCCTTCTTCGCCCTTCAGGTGGCGGTGGTGTCGGGGCCCTTCGACGTGTTGCCCAACCCTCCCGCCGACGGCCGGGGGATGAACCCGCTGCTGCAGAACCCGTGGATGGTCTCCCACCCGCTGGCGCTCTATCTGGGTTACGTGGGGATGGCGGTGCCCTTCGCCTTTGCCATGGCGGCCCTCTGGACACGGAACGCGGGGGATGCCTGGATCCGGGTGACCCGGCGCTGGACCCTGCTGGCCTGGCTGTTTCTGTCCGTGGGGATCCTCATCGGCTCCCGCTGGGCGTACACGGAGCTGGGCTGGGGCGGCGTCTGGGCTTGGGACCCCGTGGAGAACGCCGCCCTGATGCCGTGGCTTCTGGCGACGGCCTTCATCCACTCGTCCCTGGTCCAGGAAAAGCGCGGCATGCTGAAGCGGTGGAACGCCGGGCTGGTGATCTTCGTCTTCCTCCTGACCATCTTCGGCACCTTCATCACCCGCAGCGGCATCCTGTCGTCGGTGCATGCTTTCGTCACATCGCCCACCAGCCCGTGGTTTGTCGGCTTTCTGGGTCTGGTGCTGGTGGTCGCGTCCTACCTGTTCATCGACCGGGCGCCCCTGCTGGCCGACGAGCGGCGGCCGGAATCGCCTTTTTCCAAGGAGACCGGGTTCCTCCTCAACAACCTGCTGCTGGCCGGCCTGACCTTTGCGGTGTTCTGGGGAACGGTTCTGCCGCTGGTCACGCCGCTGTTCGGAGCACAGGTCTCGGTGGGGCCGCCCTTCTTCAACTGGGTGGGGGTCCCCCTGTTCCTGGCCATGATGATCCTCATGGGCGTGGCACCGGTACTGGCCTGGCGCAAGGCCTCGTGGCCGCGGGTGCGGCGCCTCTTGGCCCTGCCGGCGGTGGGGGCTGTGGCCCTGGGCGTGGCCCTGGCGGTCCTGGGCCTGCGGGAGCTTCCCATCGTGCTGGGGTTTGCCATCGCCTTTTTTGTCGGTACGGCCACCGTGGCCGACGTCATCGCCGCCTACGCGGCGCGGGTCGAGAGCACCGGCGATCGCTCCCTGCGCGGCCTGTGGCAGATGCTGAACCGTAACCCGCGCCGGTACGGCGGCTACGTGGTGCACCTGGGCGTGGTCCTGATCATGATCGGCCTCACCGGCATGTACGGCTACCAGCAGGTGGAGGCGGTGGGGCTTTCGCCCGGCGAGAGCTACACCTTTGGCGGGTTCACCATCACATACCACGGCCTGGGCCAGCGGGTGGCCGAAGGGGTTCCGGCCGTGTACGCCGACCTCTCCGTCAGCCGGGAGGGGCGGGAGATCGGCCGGCTGCAGCCTGAACGCCGGTTCTACCCCGGTTTTGTCGAGACCCTGGGGGCCACACCGGAGGTGGCCATGCTGACCTCCTTCAGCCGCGACCTGTACGTGGTGCTGGGCGGCTGGGAAGGGGACGCGGCCGGTTTCGAGTTCTACCTGAACCCCTTGGTGGCCTGGATCTGGATCGGCGGCTACCTGGTGGTGGGCGGCACCCTCTTCTCCCTCTGGCCCCGGCCGGCGCTGGCCACGGGGAGAGCTCGGATCCTGGCGGAACTGGCCGAACTCGAGTACGACTACCGCAGCGGCAAGATTGCCGCCGCCGACTATGCCCGCTTGCGCCAGGGACTGGTGGCCGCGGCGGAGGCGGTGCTGGCGGGATTGTCCGAGGACGAGGCCCGGGTGGCGGCGGAGATCGACGCCCTGGCCGCCGGTGACGGCGGGCGCGGTGACGGCGTCACCGGGCGGCGGCCGGGTGGCGGCACGCCGGCCGGTGGCCCGTGGGGGGACGGCGCGCGGGCGGCCGCTGGGCAGGTTGGCGGGGCGCTTGGAGGCGGCTCGCAGGTGAGCGGGTGGCCGGTGGATGCCGCGGCCAGCCCGCCCTCGCCTGGCAGGGAGGGGACCCGTGCCCCCGCACCAGCCCCCTGA
- a CDS encoding deoxyribonuclease IV gives MPFDPSQAGSLVVGCHLSVAKGFPAAAGVAVQVGANALQFFPRNPRGGAQRQVSEAERAQWLERREEAGLRYTIAHIPYTVNLASPKPAAYEFARRVLREDLERCRWVGADAAVTHPGSYVEGDPADGTRRIIAAIEPVLPLLEEPGAPWLLLETMSGQGSEIGGRLEELRAILEGLGWPPRVGVCLDTCHLFAAGYDWRDPAQVDRLVEDLDRAVGWERVQALHVNDSKFPCGSRRDRHEKMGQGEIGRRGFANLLRHPRLRALPMLLETPIDGELDYAAEIRWLRDLDRELAAGA, from the coding sequence ATGCCCTTCGATCCATCCCAGGCGGGGTCGCTGGTGGTGGGGTGCCACCTCTCGGTAGCCAAGGGGTTTCCTGCAGCGGCCGGGGTCGCGGTCCAGGTGGGTGCCAACGCCCTGCAGTTCTTCCCCCGCAACCCCCGCGGCGGTGCCCAGCGGCAGGTGAGCGAGGCGGAGCGCGCCCAGTGGCTTGAGCGCCGGGAGGAGGCCGGCCTGCGCTACACCATCGCCCACATCCCCTACACGGTGAACCTGGCCTCCCCCAAGCCTGCGGCCTACGAGTTCGCCCGGCGCGTGCTGCGCGAAGATCTTGAGCGCTGCCGCTGGGTCGGGGCGGACGCCGCCGTCACCCACCCGGGCAGCTATGTGGAGGGTGACCCTGCCGATGGGACCCGGCGCATCATTGCGGCCATCGAGCCGGTTCTTCCCCTTCTGGAAGAACCCGGCGCGCCGTGGCTTCTGCTGGAAACCATGTCGGGGCAGGGCAGCGAGATCGGAGGCCGGCTGGAGGAGCTACGCGCCATTCTGGAGGGGTTGGGCTGGCCCCCGCGGGTCGGCGTGTGCCTCGACACGTGCCACCTGTTTGCAGCGGGTTACGACTGGCGCGATCCCGCCCAGGTGGACCGCCTGGTGGAAGACCTGGACCGCGCCGTGGGCTGGGAACGGGTTCAGGCCTTGCACGTCAACGACAGCAAGTTCCCCTGCGGTTCCCGCCGCGACCGCCACGAGAAGATGGGCCAGGGTGAGATCGGGCGCCGGGGCTTCGCCAACCTGCTGCGCCATCCCCGGCTGCGCGCCCTGCCCATGTTGCTGGAGACCCCCATCGACGGCGAGCTGGACTACGCCGCGGAAATCCGCTGGCTCCGGGATCTGGATCGGGAACTGGCGGCAGGCGCTTGA
- a CDS encoding 2-phosphosulfolactate phosphatase: MPTLHVLWTAGDARQHAFEPGDAAVVFDILRATTTITAALAAGARALCPVADRSSALALRDGLQPPPLLAGEENMQRQPGFDLGNSPLEMTPGAIAGRVLVLCTTNGTRAAAAALAAGCRQLLAASLLNRSATARYLAWARPDRITLICAGTQGRFSLDDVLGAGAVLEALLREDGTRWELTDAAQAALALWQHHRPQVERTLASCDHGRQLVRQGFAADVAFAARTDTADFAITWQPVEELPEPAGGGWFVPTHFPGNRRPSL, translated from the coding sequence ATGCCCACCCTGCACGTCCTCTGGACCGCCGGCGACGCCCGCCAGCACGCCTTCGAACCCGGCGACGCCGCCGTGGTCTTCGACATCCTGCGCGCCACCACCACCATCACCGCCGCCCTGGCCGCCGGCGCCCGGGCCCTCTGTCCCGTGGCCGACCGGTCCTCGGCCCTCGCCCTCCGCGACGGGCTGCAGCCTCCGCCCCTCCTGGCCGGCGAGGAAAACATGCAGCGCCAGCCGGGGTTCGACCTGGGCAACTCGCCGCTGGAGATGACCCCCGGCGCTATAGCAGGGCGGGTCCTGGTCCTCTGCACCACCAACGGCACCCGGGCCGCAGCGGCCGCGCTGGCGGCCGGATGCCGGCAGCTGCTGGCGGCGTCCCTGCTCAACCGCAGCGCCACCGCCAGGTACCTGGCGTGGGCCCGGCCGGACCGGATCACCCTGATCTGCGCGGGGACCCAGGGACGCTTCTCCCTGGATGACGTGCTGGGCGCGGGCGCCGTGCTGGAGGCGCTCCTCCGGGAGGACGGCACCCGGTGGGAGCTGACCGATGCCGCCCAGGCAGCCCTCGCCCTGTGGCAGCATCACCGGCCCCAGGTGGAGCGCACCCTGGCCTCCTGCGACCACGGGCGCCAGCTGGTCCGCCAGGGTTTCGCCGCCGATGTGGCCTTTGCCGCCCGCACGGACACCGCAGATTTCGCCATCACCTGGCAGCCGGTGGAGGAGTTGCCGGAACCTGCGGGTGGTGGCTGGTTCGTCCCGACGCATTTCCCGGGAAATCGACGGCCGTCGCTTTGA
- a CDS encoding zinc ribbon-containing protein, translated as MPRTGEEPGPGIYTCTRCGQTVRLDDPGDRLPPCPDCRNTEFTRAVTDPAATGVSARIEPEQGGRNRR; from the coding sequence ATGCCCCGCACCGGGGAAGAACCCGGCCCCGGCATCTACACGTGCACCCGCTGCGGGCAGACGGTGCGCCTGGACGACCCGGGCGACCGGCTGCCGCCGTGTCCTGACTGCCGCAACACCGAATTCACCCGCGCGGTGACGGATCCCGCGGCAACGGGGGTCAGCGCGCGGATCGAGCCCGAACAGGGCGGCCGGAACAGGCGATGA
- a CDS encoding TIGR00269 family protein codes for MKCTKCGEPAVVPIRRHNAAFCTEHFFEYFDNQVQRAIKEHRMFTKNDRILVAVSGGKDSLAVWDVLLRLGYEAHGFYIDLGIGEYSKRSTEKVRNFAAERGATLRIVSVEEEYGLGTQELARKVRRPACSACGLNKRYLFNKVALEGGYDVIVTGHNLDDEAATLLSNVLHWNTGYLARQAPVLEATAPNLVKKVKPLFRLTEREIASYCVLRGIDYIVEECPMAKGAKSIQYKHILNQLEELSPGTKAAFFFGFLERGRQHFEEEREQVEIRPCTVCGQPTTTEICAHCRMLQRAGVAVAGA; via the coding sequence GTGAAGTGCACCAAGTGCGGCGAACCGGCCGTGGTGCCCATCCGGCGGCACAACGCGGCTTTTTGCACCGAGCACTTCTTCGAGTACTTCGACAACCAGGTCCAGCGCGCCATCAAGGAACACCGCATGTTCACGAAGAACGACCGCATCCTGGTCGCCGTATCGGGTGGCAAGGACAGCCTGGCCGTCTGGGACGTGCTCTTGCGCCTGGGCTATGAGGCCCACGGCTTCTATATCGATCTGGGCATCGGCGAGTACTCCAAGCGCTCCACGGAGAAGGTTCGGAACTTCGCCGCCGAGCGCGGCGCCACCCTGCGCATCGTCTCCGTGGAGGAGGAGTACGGCCTCGGCACCCAGGAGCTGGCCCGCAAGGTCCGGCGGCCGGCCTGCTCCGCCTGCGGCCTGAACAAGCGGTACCTGTTCAACAAGGTGGCGCTGGAAGGCGGCTATGACGTCATCGTCACCGGTCACAACCTGGACGATGAGGCGGCCACGCTCCTGAGCAACGTGCTGCACTGGAACACCGGTTACCTGGCCCGGCAGGCGCCCGTGCTGGAGGCGACGGCTCCCAACCTGGTGAAGAAGGTCAAGCCCCTCTTCCGGCTGACCGAGCGCGAGATCGCGTCCTACTGCGTGCTGCGGGGGATCGACTACATCGTGGAGGAGTGCCCCATGGCCAAGGGGGCCAAGTCGATCCAGTACAAGCACATCCTCAACCAGCTGGAAGAGCTCTCGCCCGGCACCAAGGCGGCCTTCTTCTTCGGCTTCCTCGAGCGCGGCCGCCAGCACTTCGAGGAAGAGCGAGAGCAGGTGGAGATCCGCCCCTGCACCGTCTGCGGACAGCCCACCACCACCGAGATCTGCGCCCACTGCCGCATGCTGCAGCGCGCCGGGGTGGCCGTGGCCGGAGCCTGA
- a CDS encoding MoaD/ThiS family protein, giving the protein MKVTVPIPVRKVYEIKGPKRVQEILDELGLPYESVIVIHEKRLLTPDARVPDDAEIEVRPAISGGA; this is encoded by the coding sequence ATGAAAGTCACCGTTCCCATTCCCGTGCGCAAGGTCTATGAGATCAAGGGTCCCAAGCGCGTGCAGGAGATCCTGGACGAGCTGGGCCTGCCATACGAGTCGGTCATCGTGATCCACGAAAAGCGGCTGCTGACCCCCGATGCCCGGGTCCCCGACGACGCCGAGATCGAGGTGCGGCCGGCCATTTCCGGCGGTGCGTAG